One window of the Diospyros lotus cultivar Yz01 chromosome 12, ASM1463336v1, whole genome shotgun sequence genome contains the following:
- the LOC127814089 gene encoding transcription factor IBH1-like encodes MKPTSSIRTRFAYGFLRAMKRLRNRRRPAASSSSSSSSAARAAFGRYRKLKMVADASMASAVGSRRAWSRALLWKITRRQALVRRALAGKRRRSGGDDSGIRRSVVVENEGTQDHHHNQSGVAQTDILRRLVPGGESMDLYSLLGETAHYIKCLTIQVKVMKNIVDFCST; translated from the coding sequence atgaAGCCTACTAGTTCCATTAGAACTAGGTTTGCTTATGGGTTTCTTAGAGCCATGAAAAGGCTCAGAAACCGCAGAAGACCTGCcgcttcatcatcatcatcatcatcatctgcaGCGCGAGCGGCTTTTGGACGCTATCGTAAGCTAAAGATGGTGGCCGATGCGTCAATGGCTTCGGCAGTGGGGTCGAGGAGAGCCTGGAGCAGGGCCTTGCTCTGGAAAATTACCCGTCGCCAAGCGCTGGTGCGGCGTGCTTTGGCGGGAAAAAGGAGAAGGTCTGGTGGAGACGACAGCGGAATTAGAAGATCGGTAGTAGTAGAAAACGAGGGTACCCAAGATCATCATCATAATCAGTCTGGTGTTGCCCAAACTGATATCCTTCGAAGGCTGGTTCCAGGAGGTGAAAGCATGGATTTGTACAGCTTGTTGGGAGAAACTGCACACTACATAAAGTGCCTTACCATCCAGGTAAAAGTGATGAAGAATATTGTCGATTTCTGCTCTACCTGA